CGCGACCGCGATGGTTGGTCAACAAGTGGGCCCGTTCAAACCTCTTGGGGACAAGGTTGCTGCCAATGGGAGGGGTGCTGAAGCAATCCCAAATATTTTCAGTAAAGGCCATGAAATTTGCCTAGTCAGCATGTGGTTAAAAGCTTGCTGCATAGGAATAAGATAAAAGTAGTTATTTGATATTCTGTTACTCTAGAAGATTAAGCAGTTATTTGTTTCTAGTTTATTAGAAGTCGTGTACGAGGAAATAGGAGTCTTTGTTGAGTCCTACCTGTATTGGGTTGCTATTAATAAAACGACAAGCTTATTCCCAAATTCAGTTGTGGTATCAAAAGATTGCTGCATAGTAATAATCAAATCACTTCTAGCTTTGACCGGGACTTATCACAATACCTCGCTCTAATGTACATAATCAGATACATAATCAGAGAATGAATGACAAAGTCAAGTTAGGAAAATATCTTCAGTTGTGGTATTTGTCGATTATTAACAGAGAATGACAAAGTAAAGTTAGGAATAACTCGCTAGTTATTGGTATATGAACTCaaataaaagacaaaaaaaactGATTTAGAAAGTTtgttcaaaagaaaaaaagacgTGAGTGGTACTATAACTGGTGTAGTTGAAAAAGGTTCTAACTGTATTGGTCAAAATACGGGTTTGACAACTGGGCGTATTAGGAGATGACACGTGGCAGTCAAGTCTAACCAAATCCAGCTCAGCAGGGACAATAATGAACAAGGTACAAGGTTACACTCGAATTAAGACTTCGATTCATTCTAGAGCTGTTGTAACAATAAAAGTTTGCCTCACTTCCGAGTAATATGTTCGGTAGGTCACCCGCGATCGGTCAAGATAAGCTACTCCGTAATCGATTCAGAAAAACTTCTGATTCTCCTCAGCATTTACACATCACGTACGTAACGGCTTCAATGTATTGATCGTGATCATTATGAGGGTATGAGGGGCTAATTACACGCAGGGCGTTACTTAGGGTTACACTAATAATATCCCCTTCCCCTCACATGTAAAGCATCTGACTTTCATCACAATAGCATCAGCTCATAGTTGTAACAAAGCTATCGAGCCCTTTACCGGTGATCCTATCTGACAATTCAGCCAGAAATAGCTCAAAAAGATCTACTTGACTCTTTTTACCGTCTTATAATTTGTTGTTCTTATTCTTTACTTTCATCATCTGTACATGCAAGTCATTTCGCATCATGAAACTAATATTTGCTCTTTACAATTTACGTGCCCTTAACCTACAAATATGAATTCATTTGTTATCCTAAGTTACAAATTTAAGGTCAACACTTACAATGTTCATTCAAGCGAAGAAAAACGAGAAAATATAACACCTAATCTATATTTTTACAACTTAAAAAAATGTAAGACAAATTTGACACATGACTCTTACTAAGGAATAGCCGGTTCAAAAGTTTGTAGTCAATGGACACTTGAGATAAAGCTGTAAGACATTAGTTCTAGAAAATTTTATACTAGTTGCTATAAGGAAAACAGTGCATTATATGATTCTAGAATTTGGAAGTTAAACAATCTTCCTCAGGCAAAAAATTTTACTTCGACAATCAAAACATTAAAAGGGCTTAAAAATCCAGTTAGTCACAATCTACTTAACAAGTAAAGTCAAGTTTAGGCACTTTGAAGCCAAACAAGCATATTGTTTAACAATCTCATTACTCACATATTTTCTCCCAAGAACTTGTAAGCACTCCACATCACTCCACTTGCAATGCTCATAAGCTGGTGAAATATATCACAAGTCACAAATACTTGTTGTTTGAGGATATAATGAAGTTCAAAGTTGGCCTATATAATTGCAATATAAGATACAAATTATGTACAAAACATAGAAGTCCAATACTGCTCCCCTTATCCATGAATATGATTGGCCAACTTGGACAAACCTTTTCTTTCCAAAGGTTAAGCTGAAAACTGAAAAGCTTTATAGTCACTGAAGCCAATCCAATGCTGAATATCAGATTTCTATCAAGGCAAGTCAAAGCCTATACGGGAAAGAGGAATATACCAACTCGGATGAAATAACCAGAGAGACTAAAAGTAGAGTAATTGTCCATTCTAAAATAATCCTGCAAAACTTGTCTATATAAGCTACTTGCATCTGTACTAAAAGCAATTTGAGATTGCTTGTATCGACGAAGGCAGGAAGTTGAGAGGATGTACAATTGTAATAGATCTTTAATTGTCAAGGGATAATGATGAATGGTGAAGCAGAAGGTTACTCAAGGTTCATCTGATTCACTTCCTCCAAGCTGAGCATCTTGAATTATTGAATAGCTGCTTCCATCTGGACCCAAGATCTTAAACCTACTTAGCAGGAAGAACCAAgaaacttagtaggcgtttgcgCAATATTTGGTTGAAGCTGGAAAAAAAGTACTTCAAGTCGAAGCTTAGGAGTATTTGGATGCTGaggttgtgtttggacatgcatttcacttGGGAAAAAGTTCAGCGAGTGAATCATCATTTCATTTGAGTTACTCCTCAAACAAAGTTTTCAATATTTTACTTCAATATTTTCAAATATTGATGGTCAAACCATTATTTGCAGATAGTAAAATGAAATATTGTGTATGTCCAAACGACTTGATACATGATTAGACACCAAACTGAAAGGCGAAAGAAACACAATGATACCTCTCAAGGATGAATCTCCCTTCCTTGTACTTTTGGCTTTTCTCCTGCGCAGCTTCCTGAAAACATTCAATCGCTGTTGGTACAACATATCATGGTAAATAGAACCGAATCATAAAAGGTCAAGAACAAAAGCAGAGTCGTGACATAGAGAAAATGAGACTCACATATTTCCACCCCACAATAGAGCCACATCCCACACAGAATATGTCAACAACAGTGTGCATTCCAGTCAGCATCATCCGCTCTTCTTTCTCTCCAAGTGTAACATTCACACTGCAACGCCAATGAAGGAGCAGACATAACATACACTCTTGCAAGTGGAAAACACAAACTATAGGATACAGTTGCTAGGCACATTTTCTGGGTTTCCGCAATATCCAATTCAAGAAATGAGTTTGGTTTTCTATTTGAGATGGGATAAGACATTCTTGTACTTCAACACTTGGAGCAAAACCCCAGCATAGAGAAGAAATAATTAAAGTAATGGGGAAATATTTAGGGCTTTTCATTTTTGGTCCGACAGCCAAAATTAATTACgggcgctagccaaaatatacaaacccaAAAGATTGataatgtatattatatgtattttGTATGTAGACTTTGTGTATactgtatatttatacttaatatacaaaacctatacatttgctggctCTTATTTGTTgagcggtccaaaaatgtaattatcccaaATTTTTACACTAATTTATAAGATTCAGTTTCCCAAACTTTAATCTCAACCTTCAAGTGGCCCTCCCTGCATTAGCATTAATAGAGTTAAGAGAGTCCATCTGAAATGCAGGTTAAATTGAACACTTACACTCGATCAAAGAGGTAAGCCTTCCCATGCCTGCATTGGAATGTCTAGAGAAAGGGTAAAAGACCGAGTTAATCCACAGACAGTTTCCAACTAATAGCATGAAGACAGCATAAACCAGAATCCAGCAATAGTACCACTCAGAACAATTATACATCCAAATTATCTTTATGTTGGGTAAAGATCAATAAAGCTCAATTGAATGTCAAGGAGATCTTCAGGCAACATAGCCATTAGAAATTGACTAACTTCAATAACCTTTTCAGGCACGTACCTCATATAGACCTAGCTGTTTAATTGAAAGGTTAAACTAAGGCCAATAGTTCGCTAGGTAACCTCAGCTAAAAAACAACGGCAAGCAATTAGCCAACCTTGGCTCACAGCAGAAAGAGCCAACTACACTGAGGCTGAGTGGCGAAGCTTTTATATGTAATAGCAGATTGCGTATGTATGATATAGAGAATAAGAAAAAGAGATTGGCATGTTTAATGAAGCAGTTTCATTCTCACTGGACATATTACTGAAAGCAAGGTCATTTTATCCATCTGGTACTGTGTATTATAGATTTAACAACAGATTTCCAAATTGCCCCGTTATGTTGTAATCGTCAGTGAGAAATTTGCACGGGTCTGTCTACTGTGGCACATATGAAGTTCCACTAATAGAAAGCACCCAACATCCAATTCAGACCGAAGTTTTATTTTGAAGGATACTGAACAAGGACAGAATAGTGTTATTGTCATAAAAATTCTCTAGCAATTCGTAACACACTGAAAGTCCAGATCACAACCCATCACGGGCTTCCCGAACTATGGCATACCAGTGTGCAAACACTCATGATTCGAGACAATAAAACACAGAAAAATAAGAACTATCAGTTTATAGTCAGACTGAAAAAATGATCATTTATAAAAAGGAACAATCTGCAGCAATGTTATGCAAGAAAACCTAGACTAGGAGATAACGAATCTTCTGCAGGCCACATTAAGCTCAAGTCCATTTCGGACCTTCCCAAGCCCGACATATTACCAACAGACCGACTAAACTATGAGCCAGAATTTTAATCATTCAAAGCTCCATCTCCAAACTCCAGAGAAAAACATTAAACAAGACATTTGTGATGACAGTCCATAATGACCAGTCTCAATTTGACAACACAACACAGACTTCATGCAGGCCACCCAACTTCCTCTTACATAGCTTTCATCTTTCTTAATGATTGTTCTACATAAAAGGAGTCCAGTTGAGTATCATTCATTCCCATCTATCCGTTCAGAGTGAAAGAAAGGTATACACAAATAGCACACATATTAGGAGTTTTTGGAATTCAAAAGTAAATAACCCCTCCAATCCATCTAATACCGTTGTACAATGTTTGACTGGATATTCAATTTACGATGTTAATTGGACTTCACATTACATTAATAGTAGAGAAAGATATCAGAAAGCATTACTCAAACTTTAGTATTTGAATAGGTAAATGAATTTGATTCttctttctcaaaaaaaaaaaaaaaaggataaatgaGATTGAAATATTGAAAATTGTGAAAGTTGTAACCTTATCAGCAAAAATTGCAAAGTTGTGTAGAATAATTTTTACTAGGGTGGTGTCAAACAATTTGGACGTGAAAAAAGAAGTGCCATGTAAATTTAGACAGCAGGAATAGTTAAGACATTTAAAGTCCACACGAAGCTGAGATCTAGGTGCACAAACAATAGTACAATAAGGATTTAGTAAAAACACACAATAAAAGAGAAGGAGGCACGATGTACGCAATTTCAAACACTGAACAGATAATGGAGAAACCAGAAAGATGGATGATCAGTTCTCCATGAAGCTGACACCCATGGCATAAGAGAAAATCAGCACCCTTGTATATTTACAAGTTGAGTAGCTTGACATGTCATACAACAGATATTTTCCACTTGTGAGCAAATTGAAAGGACAATTTCATGAACCACCTGAAATGGTTGATTACTCATCAACCTGAATAAAAGAGTTAATGAAACAGCAGCCGAGAAACATCACTGCTTAATTAAGACATCCCTTTGGCAAGGAAACAGTAAAACTTTATCAGATGAAACATAACCTTGAGAAGGAATTTGTAATTTGTCCTATTTTGCACCATCCTCAACCAGCAAGTGGTCCAATATTCTTAGTCTAGCTGAATGTAAAATAAAAGGAGTAGCTTAACACCCCTATAAAGTCCAAGGCACTAGGAGGCTACAACCGTGGGAGTAGTTAGATACATCAGACAAGTGAACTAAAGAAGTATCTAAGCACTCCTGAAAAAATGAATGCTACTTAGAGGACAGAGATGAGTGCCGCAATACACACTGCTCCCCACATCCTAGAGACCTACAGATTTCAGAAGTTCATGAACtgactaagggtgtgtttggtgtcaaggaaaacattttccaaaaaatgtttccaattttcccatgtttacaacaacaacatacccagtgaaattccacaatgtggggtctggggagggtaaagtgtacacagaccttac
The nucleotide sequence above comes from Lycium barbarum isolate Lr01 chromosome 3, ASM1917538v2, whole genome shotgun sequence. Encoded proteins:
- the LOC132630751 gene encoding protein yippee-like isoform X1, with the translated sequence MGRLFVISLEGNIYRCKHCHTHFGLADHIISRTFQCRHGKAYLFDRVVNVTLGEKEERMMLTGMHTVVDIFCVGCGSIVGWKYEAAQEKSQKYKEGRFILERFKILGPDGSSYSIIQDAQLGGSESDEP
- the LOC132630751 gene encoding protein yippee-like isoform X2 encodes the protein MGRLFVISLEGNIYRCKHCHTHFGLADHIISRTFQCRHGKAYLFDRVVNVTLGEKEERMMLTGMHTVVDIFCVGCGSIVGWKYRLNVFRKLRRRKAKSTRKGDSSLRGLRSWVQMEAAIQ
- the LOC132630751 gene encoding protein yippee-like At3g08990 isoform X3, translating into MGRLFVISLEGNIYRCKHCHTHFGLADHIISRTFQCRHGKAYLFDRVVNVTLGEKEERMMLTGMHTVVDIFCVGCGSIVGWKYEAAQEKSQKYKEGRFILESFNQILRKRLLSFLVLPAK
- the LOC132630751 gene encoding protein yippee-like isoform X4, producing MGRLFVISLEGNIYRCKHCHTHFGLADHIISRTFQCRHGKAYLFDRVVNVTLGEKEERMMLTGMHTVVDIFCVGCGSIVGWKYRLNVFRKLRRRKAKSTRKGDSSLRASTKYCANAY